In Helianthus annuus cultivar XRQ/B chromosome 8, HanXRQr2.0-SUNRISE, whole genome shotgun sequence, a single genomic region encodes these proteins:
- the LOC110869445 gene encoding uncharacterized protein LOC110869445, producing MDPKIHPAVTVTNIKNSISITLEMESSQYASWAELFKLHCRAYQVLDHLSPKAKESPPSSTAGSDKDKEKEQKDASDDAWNHLDAIVLQWIYATISPDLLSTIMRPDSTAAYAWAALKSIFHDNQHTRAVLLQRKFANVKLDSFSSMSAYCQEVKTLSDQLANVGSPVTEEQLVIQLLTGLNEAYESIATIL from the coding sequence ATGGACCCGAAGATCCATCCCGCTGTCACCGTTACTAATATCAAAAACTCCATCTCGATCACACTCGAAATGGAGTCCAGCCAGTATGCCTCATGGGCAGAATTGTTCAAGCTTCATTGCCGTGCCTATCAAGTCCTCGATCACCTCTCTCCCAAAGCAAAAGAATCTCCCCCCTCCTCCACTGCCGGATCTGATAAAGacaaagaaaaggaacaaaaagaTGCGAGCGATGATGCTTGGAATCACCTGGACGCTATCGTTCTCCAATGGATATACGCTACTATCTCACCGGATCTCCTCAGCACTATTATGCGACCCGATTCCACTGCAGCTTATGCTTGGGCAGCCCTCAAGAGCATTTTTCATGACAACCAACACACCCGAGCTGTGCTACTACAGCGTAAGTTTGCCAACGTGAAGCTTGATTCTTTTTCCAGCATGTCTGCTTATTGTCAAGAAGTTAAAACTCTTTCCGATCAACTGGCCAATGTGGGATCGCCGGTCACAGAAGAGCAACTCGTAATCCAGTTGTTAACCGGTCTTAATGAGGCTTACGAAAGTATTGCCACCATTCTTTAG